The DNA region TGGAAACAACGGCAATGGTAATGGAAACGGCAACAATAATAACAATGGAAATGGCAAtggcaacaacaacaacaacaatggaAACAATAACAACGGAAATGATGGTGACGCAACAAATTACAAAGAGCTGGCACCAGCAAAAACGGGAGAGGAGCGAGCTCACTGCAATGCAAAGGGGGCATGCAACTCCAAAACCCTTCAGTGTCCATCTCAATGCCCGGCGAAGAAGCCcaagaacaacaagaagaatAAGGGATGCTTTGTCGACTGCAGTAGCAAGTGCGAAGTCACTTGCAAGTGTAAGCATCCTTTCTCACAAACTTCTTCTACCTTCGTTATTGATGAagttcattttttatatcatattaaatcaccacatGTCCGAAAAGCTTATGCTTATAGgaaaagatgaatttaatcatttaatcaatactttaacatttatTACTTCTATTATTTGTTACATTTATTACGAATATCTTAAAACCTTATTTTGTGTCTCTATTGAATCTCAACTAACACCGAGTTCATGACTTTTGGTAGGGAGAAGAGCCAACTGCAATGGATATGGCTCCCTCTGCTATGATCCTCGATTTGTTGGTGGGGATGGTGTAATGTTCTACTTCCATGGAGCAAAGGGCGGAAACTTTGCCATTGTTTCAGATGATAACCTGCATATCAATGCCCATTTCATTGGAACTCGACCACAAGGAAGGACTCGTGACTATACATGGGTCCAAGCTCTGGCAATCATGTTCGACACTCACACGATTGTCATTGCAGCAAAGAGAGTCTCAAACTGGGACGACAATGTCGATGCTCTCATTGTTAGTTGGGATGGTGAAGCTGTTGACATCGCTACTGATGGAGAGGCAGAATGGAGGACTAATGGTGAAGAAAGGGAAGCTGTAGTTGAAAGAACCGATTATGCTAACAGTATAAGAGTTACCATTGCTAGGCTGGTTGAAATAGACATTAGGGTGAGACCTATTGGAGAAAAGGAAAACCGGGTTCACAATTACCAGTTGCCAGCAGATGATGCTTTTGCTCACTTGGAGACGCAGTTCAGGTTTTCCAACCTAACAGATCTTGCTGAAGGAGTATTGGGTAAGACATACAGACCAGACTATGTTAGCCCTGTCAAGATTGGGGTTCCCATGCCAATGATGGGTGGGGAGGACAAGTACCAGACCCCATCTCTCTATTCACCTCTTTGCAAAGTTTGCAGGTTTCAATGGCAAACTGGGTTCGGTGCTATAAAAGAACTTGCTCAGTACTGATGAAAATCTAGAGAAATAAACATCATCCTTCGTATCAAATCAGGTGTTAGGATGACGTTCTTCTGTTTTAGGCTTCGGCTTTGATTcggttaaaaacaaaaataagggcTCTAAAGTTCGCCATAAACATTTAAGATATCATTTTACATTCAGTTATATGTCAATAGAGGTGGAAGTTATATGGTacatgaaatttatttatttactttatatatgaaaaatacaGAGAAGAACTTGAATATATTTTTCCACACAATAAAACACGTAAAAGTATTACAAATATATACAAGTGGAGTGAGATACATCACACTAAGGAAAGGCcattattattttacaattgATCAGAAGTCCCAGAAGTCCCAAAgagtaattaattatatattcttCTTCTAAGAATACAATGAGGTATAAATCATGAGAtacctttccttttttcctGTAGGGATTCATTTTACATTAATAGCCAGTAAAAAGCTTATTCACTTGGAAGCTAATGTGGAGACTACTCTTATAATCAATAAATTGAAGGTTCAGAGCAAGCCTCTCTACGTACAGGAAGCTTCTACTGCTAAACTCTTTGTTACTCCTTCACATGGGTCACCAAACTTATCAATTGATACTCCAATTCTACAACTCTTCGATCCAATGCAAGCCTGTAACAGTTCAAACTAGTCAGATAAGCCAATACAAGTAAAAGAGCATTAACCAAAAGAACGAGTAAAATCACACCTTCTGTACAATGGAAAGAGCCCTCTTGCTGCTGCACTGGCCATGTTTAAAGCCCCCACAAATCCCATGAGGAGTCCCAAAACTTGCAAACTTGATTGAAGAGATGACCTGACCAGGAAATGGGCACTCCAATGATAATGTAGGCCCTAATTTCATTCCTGATCTTGAATCTGTATTCCATGTTTCTATAGGTGATGGGTGAGACTCTGACACATGGGAGCACAAACTTCCAATCTGCCTTGTGGCAAAGGATATCTGTGTTGGATCACCGCCGATTTCCTCAAAAAGTACAAGAGTGTTGCCACTTGTTTGCATCCATGAACGGGGTACATGGTACCTGTGAGTTCAGGGATATAAGAACCAAATCTTTTACTTGCAAATATTTCTCATGAAGAATCTTTACAGCACTTACAGTGTCTGAGATGGCTTCCCACAGTTCTTGAGGCATTTGTTTGAACCATAACTTCCACGGTAATTGCAAGAGTCGGTGCAACCACCCTTTGAAGCGACATACGTCGGCCAATAGCGTCCAATGCTTTGTCCATTCACCCATGCCTCACCCTTCCCCATCCCTGTAAAGTCTATTGCAACTGGGTCATTGCCAGCAGGCGCATCAAACTTTGTCTGAATTAACAAGTACGACTTTTGATTAGTATCTAAAAAGTTGTTCCAATAGAACTCCTACTAATCTTCTTCTAGATCGCAAGTAGACTTCTACTGGAATCCACTTGAGGTGGATATAAACAACAGCACAAGTACACAACTATGTCACAGTGGCGTCAGTTAAATTGATCAGTATTCATTCCCTTGTTTGTGAAATAAGCTATTTCAATGATTTAACTCACatctaaaatatttaaaaaaaaaaaataaggttaccTTGTACCAAGTCAAGGGTTGGTTCTTAAGCAAGGTAGGTTGTGAAACCCACTGTGAAGAACTTCCACTAGACAGATCTAATTCTTCACCTTTAAGTCCAACCTGCAATCAGAAtgacagagaaaaaaaaaaggtggaataTTATTGCATTTAATCCTTTTAGAGAGttatagcaaaaaaataaaatatcctctcttttttaaaaaaaaaaaacaaaaaaaaaagaataaaatatccTATTTGGGAGTTGTATGTCTACTTATTCTGGATGCATTAGAAATTGTCTTTGTTTTGCCTAGTTGATGGAACATATTTACAGTTTCAAGAATTTATATCTTTCGGTAACCAATAGCAGGACATATGGActtaaaaaaggaaaggaaaggaaaaaagaacacTAACCTGATATGTCCATTTCTGAAAAGAAAGATCGACAGTAGTGCCATTTTTTGTGCCTTTCAGCTTTACGGGACCAGTGATACCCGCACCGGTTTTGTCATAAAAAGCTCCATAGTTCTGATATAAATGAATTGATGTttgcatttaaaaattcttataacTAGTGATTGATTTTAAATGCGGAAAATTTTTCATCCAACAAATAATATAttcattgaaaatgaaaaccatTGTAGCAATAAATAATTTCTCTGAATTAAAAAATGCAGGAAGGCTGTCAGGCTGACCTGAAGTCCCACTGTCAAACTCAGGAGATCAATTGTGTTCTTCCCAGCTACAAGTGAAATGGGGATCTCCACTGCAACCTTAGCGTTGCCACTGTTACCTTTTCCGCTCCCTGCAAAGGTTTCAATTGTTACATGATCAGTACAAAATATACAGTATTGTGATGTAAGTTAGGCAAAGTATGCACCCATCAAACATTTGAAAAGAACAATTGTGAAACACTATACGAAATTTTTGCTTGGACCTGGCTTGATCCTAGTTTCTGTATCTTTTGCATTCACTGGAGATATCAAACTTCAGATAAGCAGAGAATACATATGAGAGGCTATACACACGATAGAAACCTAGAACTACCAAACTAGTAACAGCCTTGGTGCACTGGGCAGCAAATGAAAGACCTTCAGCTTGCAGTATTTTGAAATTGTCATTAATTGGTTCAAGCTACAGAATATCGCTCTAAAGTTAGATTTAGTAAGAGAAAGGTAATGTTCCATATACCAACCAGAATTTTCAACAACACTGACTGTATTTCTGCAAAGACCGCACTATTGGAAGATGGATTTTTTTCCCAGCAAAGTGACAAAAGAAGTTTAAAAGTGAAAGAGGTTTCCTCCAAGGAAAATCAggatcaaaaattaaaaaggagaaaaagcGTCATAGCGAGCAATTAAGTCTATTGACTAAAAGCACCAATAGAAGCAAGAGAAGGAATTACCAACTAAGCAGGAATGGAGTAGATGaaaaattcttccaactctCTTTCTgctaaaaaatacataaatggGTTCTTTAATCTATGTAACTAACTGTAGCTTTATGTGTTGACACTAAGCTTTATGTGTTGGCAAACTTAGTGTCAACACATGTTTGGTTGTAATTTTTAAGTCTAGAATTAAGCCGGTGTAAAAGTTGATCTAAAACATGAGAATTCAAGTTTGTGTATGTAACAACCTAGAGAAAGCACTAGCCACATCTACCTTATCACTTCAAAATGACTAGTTAAGTTGTAATTGTAACAccctagaatcacttataaggTTCAATTTGATCATCTAGTAAGAAACTAATGTAGGACTTAACACCTATGAGTATCTTTATAATCCACCCACTCAACGTGGACTACCGATCATCTTCCTAATATAAGATTAGGGTGTTACAGTGTACGTTGTCTAACATAGACCTAGTCGAATTAAAACGGTCATATCATTTGATTCCGAGATAAGATAAAGGCAGACTTAGTGGCATTAGAAAGCGGACCAAAAATTATACAACTTTGTATTTCACGAATAGTTTccaattccaatgtttactaggttAAAACGGGCTGTCAATAAAAGTCTGAAAATCTGAACAGATTAGCTCATTCGGAAACTCATCACTAGATACTCATTTGGAAAATCATTCACAAAAGTTTAAGAAAGTCAATTTTTGTGAAGCTCCAGAGCCTCGTTCGCATGAGTCTGGATGCTGTCAGCGAAAAAGTTGTAAAACCCTAACCGACTTGGTCTAAGAAACCTGTTTTCTCCGTATCTATATAAGTCTCATAACTCCCGACTTCCAAATAGTTAGAGAGGTTAGTTTTCATCAGTATTGGAGATGATTCATATTGTTCTTGAGCTTAAACAGTTCCAAATCTTCGCATTGTTTCATCTTTATCTCTAAATCACAAAAAAGCCTACAGCCACTGGAGTTTTGATTCTTGAAGTGAAAGAGGTTCGTTCTTGAGCTTAAACAGTTCCAAATCTTCTCATTGTTTCATCTTTATCTCTAAATCACAAAAAAGCCTACAGCCACtggagttttgatttttgaagtgAATGAGGTTCGTTCGTGAAGATAATCTATATAGAAGATGGTTAGAGATTCTGGAGCCACTACAGTGAGAAGTGAACATGTTGTTTATTGGGATTACGAGATTGGGTCATCGGATTataaaggttttgtaagtagAACAATTTGTAACATAAATCTTATATAGTGGAAGCCTTTTGGGTTGGCTAGCCCCAGAGTAGTTTTACTatttgaagagttcttcaaatAAGTTTCAACTTCATTACCAAAAATTATGTGTTGATTGATTACTGCTTTGCTTGATTTTGTTATTGACATATGTGGCGTTAAGATTGAGATATTCACTGTTTGTAACTTGGGGtctaaactatatttttcaagatatttttcaagatatatatatacaacataagTATAAATTTTGGAACCCCCTATGCCTCCCTTAACCTAATGAATGACAAAGTAACTTTTTCCTTGCACAATTTTTACCAAGGAAGCCAAGATTGAGGTTTCCTCTAGAATTTTACCCAGGCTATAAAAATATGCTACCGGTGCCCCTCTGCTTCAGGTTATCAAGGGAGCAACAATCAAAAATTTACGAAAGAACACATCCCCAAGATTTCCAAAGGTGGGAAAAAGGGTAGATGGGTGGAGGGGCTCGGGGGAAAGAGTCAAACAACAATGAGAAAAGGCATAATGTAAGGAAACCTAAATCTATGTTAATTCAAGCATATGAAGTCCTAATTAGTTTATGATTTCCAATCACCTGCAAGCTTCCCATTAATAAAAGCATGAAGAGCATGACCAAGTGATTCCACGTGAAGAACTGTTTGAGATCCATCTTCAAGGAAAGGCTCATCACCTTTAATATTAGTGCTGCCAAAAGTAAccagaaacaaaaataataataataattacaatagTGATCATACCATAATAACTGGCTGGAGAGGCAAACATTATGTCAAACAAAGAAGCTATACAAACAAGAGACTTCTTTACCTTAATGAGTACCATAAGTAGTCACTTATATCAGCTGTAGTATTTATTTGCTCCAATAGTCCAAGTTTGACAAATGCATCATCCTTTGAGATACCCACTGGTTCATTTATCCAGCTCCAGTCTGAGCCTAATGCTTCAGAGGAATCAATATTGCCGCTCAAAGATTGATGAATGAAGCTTGGAATCATAGCCACAGAGTTAATCTGTCTTGAGAAAGTTATATAAGTGATTAATTAGATAATGCTGATAAGACATTGAAAttgattacaaaaaaaaaaaaaaaaaaaagtccaagaAAAGTGCTTAGCATGAGAATCTTTAGTTGGTTCCATAGCTCCAATGTGTGAGCAAGCAAGAAGATGCTTCACATGCACGAAACGCTTTTGAAAACTTACTGCGATGCGGCAATGGTAGCCCTCTTTGGTTGCATCACACAACGGGTGAGAGAAATTCATTCTTTTACCGTTCTTCTCCACGTTGAGTAATAACAGAAATCTTACTGAACAGGGCTCTATTAATTATTCATAATTCCATAATTGAATCAATTGCCTACTGTACAGCAACCTACTAGAGAAATGTTATGGTAAAACTTCATTCAAAACAATACGGTAGAAAGCAACGTGTGGCTTGAAATGATTGCGTAGGTCatacaaacaaaacaatcaaatttgGGACGAGAGGTTCACAAGCATGGTGGATAAACTTTCTATAACTTCATTAGTGTAGCTGAAGCACAAAATCCTCCCttacaccaaaatatatacagaACCACTAACAAACAAACCTGGACAATACCACTAAGTAACTGAAAAATCCTAAAATAGAAAAACCCATTGCAAGGAAGACACCAAGAATTTGAAATGTGGTTTACTTTTCCGACAAtcttatataaaataatttcttaaaaaagaatagaatttctGACATTTTTCAATAGAAGTTAGTGCTGCAAGTCACCTCAAAAGGATGTCTATAAATATCTATTGACGGAAGAACATCAAATATATGGACAACTAGTACATAATGttcaagaaaaatacaaaatgccTGTTTCCTACCAGACTTCAAGCTATCTAGGCATGCTGCAGATATATAGGATATGAAGTAAATCAAGACGAACAAAACAGAAATCATGAACCCACAACAAAACCCTAATGCAAGCTGGAATCTGCAAGTAAATATATTAGCAAAGCCACCATCCAAAAGAGGTTCTTCAAAATTCTGTTGTGAACCATATAAATAATATCAActgtaaaataaattttagggaCAAACAATTTTATGTGATATAAGGAAGTAGAAAACTTTACAGAGCCATAAAACAATTAATATACTTTTGTTCCTGGATTGGTAGGTTTCCCATGTACTCAGGGGGTCTTGAATTCGAGACCCAGGGAAAGAGGTATCAGCTGAACTACAACTCATTGGCATCAATTAATATACTTTAGATGGAAAACCCGTGGAATTGAGCTACAAATCTAACTGAGAAAAAGCAATCATGATTCACACATTTAGCACAAAATATCCTAGTATCCTGTGTATCTACAAGGAACCAAGTGAATCTACTAGAatcaaaatgtaaaaatatgCAATGGAAGGCAAACCTTTGCAGTATTAAGAACTACATTCTTGCAGTCAGGTAAAATGCTCACGGACCATGCAGGCAAGTGATATGAATTGCCCATGAAATTCACGGTGGCATCAGATTGGGTGCCCACATTGGCAAGAAAAGCAGCACAAGTGGATCCTGCTTTATAAACTGCAGCCTGAAATTCAACATAAGCCCATGTTAAAAACTAAACCTTACATCTCAAACCACACACAAATTTAGTTGTGAAGATCCTACCAACGAATTAGGAATTAAATTAAAGCATGAAGCAGAAATGATCTTCCCTAACAACTGTAAAAAGATGTAATGGATATTAATTGGCTATACCTCCAAGTTTGAACCAAGAGAAGTAACTGTTGGATTAGTGGCCACCAATGCTTCTTCGCAAAGCTTTACTGCCTTATGGACATCTTTTAGGTGGCCCCACTTAGGTTGTCTAAGAATCCCTGCACCAAAAGCATggaaaatttgaattcaatcaCATATCAAAGACATTCTAACTATACTATAAAACTGAGCAACTATGGGCTTTTATACactttatatttgaaaatataaaaatatgataacCACATCACAAGTGCTTGCGAGACCCTCTAGGCTCTAAGCATCTCATTGACAGCGAGTGCTAGCTAGGCTGTATATAATTGATGACCTGGAGTAGCATCTGCATGCATAACTCTCAAGCTTACAATGTAAATGGTAGATTTAGAATATTGGACAAAGATGGATGGATACCATACCATACTCATCAATTGGAGCATCATAATCATAACTTGTCGTAATGAAGGGTCCACCAGTAGTCCGGCCAAAGTTAGTGCCACCGTGGTACTGTTTAAGAGCAATCAACAAATTAATTCATCATTTCACATCTTTTGGTGCCAGAGTTTAGACTGAATTTTATCCTCATAAAAATTGGGGGAAGATACACACTTCTCGGTTGTTCTTCACAGCTATGCCTTGATCAAATTGTCCTCAAAACAACTTGCATCAAGAattattttgtcactgaattagCCAATTCAAAAACCTAACAAAATTGACATCTTATTTGCACTCGGCCCCCAAATTACCATTTGTGACACCTAACCCTGTTAGCGTTTGACATTAAAATTGTTGGAAAATACCACACATGATCCACacgtgcaaatttttttatttgaaatgccCAAAATACGTTGATTTTAGGAGTTAAAATGTCACATTGtccttcaaataaaaaaaaaaggtggtttgaccaccccctCAGTCCAACaaggtggtttgaccacccctgCAGGCTTAGCCACCCACAGAAAATGACTTTGGACgcagccgaaccaccccctcgGGCCGAGGGGGTGGTTCGGCACTCCTAGAAAACGAATTCTAGATTTGACCATCCTCATCTGATTAGCCACCCCCTCAATCCCATTTCTGTCACTTTGGTTGGAGGGTAATTtggaaatttcaaataaaaacttTGCACATGTAAGTCACATGCACAAATTTGTGCCCATTTTAATGCCAAACACTACTAGAGGGGGCCAAATGAAAggaaaatggtagtttgagtaGTCAAATGACACAAATAATAGCTTGTGACTATCTACAAATGACCTAACAGTTCATGAGGGTTAAGTTTGTTTTCCCCCAAAAACTATGTAACATAAACCATCAATATAATTGCAGTACCATATAATAATTTTGGAAAGTCCCACCAAGCTGGAAAAAGCGAGCCACAGCAAATGCAACGTCTTCCACAGGTCTGTAGGGCACAGGACCACCAAACGATTGAAACCTAAAATTCCATGCAAATAAAAAGTATCCAGTGAAGGAACAAATATGTTTCCAggctaaaaaaatcaaaggctGAATGTGGATATAAACCATAAAGTCATATCCAAGGGAACAACATCCAACTTTTCATTCTAACAACCAGAATGTTAGGAACTAGAAGGGACAGCTTACCATCCAGTCCAATTCTCAGTCCACATTTTTGGACTCTTGTCAGAATTAGGTTTGAATTGGTCACAGTAAAATCCATTGCATGTGTTGATCTGAAAGCAAATgagattaaaaatattatagaaatcCAAGTGAGTAGCAAGCTTTGATTGGTAAAGACACTATTTGAAATAAGTTAGTCACTACTTTTGTAAGCCCAATTTCTGACCAAGTCAATAAATTGCCATGCAATGTAGATGAGAAAACTCACAATGGGCTGAGGAGCATCAGCTTGCTGGCACATGACCCAGGGCACCCCTGTATCCAAAGAAGTAGCCATGGATGCTGCCCAACTGATGTAGGATTTGGCAGCAGGCCCATATGCTGAATCAATGTTTCCATACTCATTTTCTATCTGGCATAAAAAACAATAACCTTCAACAACCAAAAGTTCAATTTGGGATCATCTAGGACTCATTATGTCACTATCCAAGTATGCAACCGCAATTGCctaaaatatttggaaaataaaCCTGAGATAAAATGATAGGTCCGCCTTGAGAGGCATAAAGTTTCTCCTGCTTCATCATGTCCACAATCTTGGCCGTGAATCGCTTCATTTCTGCCTGAAACAGAGTGTTTTACAATCAATGGATAAACTTGAGAAAATACCAAAACAACAGCACGTTACTAGAATGCAGGGTGCGTCTGAAAACCTTGAATGGCTCGTTATCAGTTCGTAACTGAATTCCAGGTATAAAATGCAACCATAGAGGAAAACCACTGTTCAAAAATTGAAGAAACACACACGATTATGCaaggaaaattttatattagaaaaggaaaaggaaacaaTTAACAACTAGCTTCTATATTACCCACCAAAGCAAGGATAAGAATCGAGTAATATAGTACAAAAGTCTTTACCCATAGTTCCATTCGGCGCATACATAGGGACCAATACGAAGATGAACATAAAGACCAGCATCCGCCACAgtcttcacaaatttcaccaaatCCTTCCTTCCATCGAAGTCATACTGTAGATATGTCAAATGGGTCAGTACAAAATCAAGAACCcaattgcaagaaaatcaagaattaGAGTAATGTTCACCCTTgctggttgctgagaaaacagaggaaagcctaatataataataatagtaaataaataagtaattaattctACACTAGAGCCAGCTGAGTAGTATCTTCTGTTTGTATGTATACAGTTAGCTCAAGAGTTAGAATTTTGTAATTCTTCCTACATTTTCTCCCACAAACATAAACGGAAG from Corylus avellana chromosome ca10, CavTom2PMs-1.0 includes:
- the LOC132163237 gene encoding beta-galactosidase 8-like, which gives rise to MFGRKQEKTVAFKPLITVSTIQKGESLSHLGKQGARAAMRGAGNLSLLLCWVLMLTTSFAANLTYDHRALVIDGKRRVLISGSIHYPRSTPEMWPDLVKKSKDGGLDVIETYVFWNLHEPVRNKYDFDGRKDLVKFVKTVADAGLYVHLRIGPYVCAEWNYGGFPLWLHFIPGIQLRTDNEPFKAEMKRFTAKIVDMMKQEKLYASQGGPIILSQIENEYGNIDSAYGPAAKSYISWAASMATSLDTGVPWVMCQQADAPQPIINTCNGFYCDQFKPNSDKSPKMWTENWTGWFQSFGGPVPYRPVEDVAFAVARFFQLGGTFQNYYMYHGGTNFGRTTGGPFITTSYDYDAPIDEYGILRQPKWGHLKDVHKAVKLCEEALVATNPTVTSLGSNLEAAVYKAGSTCAAFLANVGTQSDATVNFMGNSYHLPAWSVSILPDCKNVVLNTAKINSVAMIPSFIHQSLSGNIDSSEALGSDWSWINEPVGISKDDAFVKLGLLEQINTTADISDYLWYSLSTNIKGDEPFLEDGSQTVLHVESLGHALHAFINGKLAGSGKGNSGNAKVAVEIPISLVAGKNTIDLLSLTVGLQNYGAFYDKTGAGITGPVKLKGTKNGTTVDLSFQKWTYQVGLKGEELDLSSGSSSQWVSQPTLLKNQPLTWYKTKFDAPAGNDPVAIDFTGMGKGEAWVNGQSIGRYWPTYVASKGGCTDSCNYRGSYGSNKCLKNCGKPSQTLYHVPRSWMQTSGNTLVLFEEIGGDPTQISFATRQIGSLCSHVSESHPSPIETWNTDSRSGMKLGPTLSLECPFPGQVISSIKFASFGTPHGICGGFKHGQCSSKRALSIVQKACIGSKSCRIGVSIDKFGDPCEGVTKSLAVEASCT
- the LOC132163233 gene encoding uncharacterized protein LOC132163233; this translates as MDRRKSCVLLAFFFILFLSMDANGNGNGNNNNNNGNNNNGNDGDATNYKELAPAKTGEERAHCNAKGACNSKTLQCPSQCPAKKPKNNKKNKGCFVDCSSKCEVTCKWRRANCNGYGSLCYDPRFVGGDGVMFYFHGAKGGNFAIVSDDNLHINAHFIGTRPQGRTRDYTWVQALAIMFDTHTIVIAAKRVSNWDDNVDALIVSWDGEAVDIATDGEAEWRTNGEEREAVVERTDYANSIRVTIARLVEIDIRVRPIGEKENRVHNYQLPADDAFAHLETQFRFSNLTDLAEGVLGKTYRPDYVSPVKIGVPMPMMGGEDKYQTPSLYSPLCKVCRFQWQTGFGAIKELAQY